The following are encoded together in the Limanda limanda chromosome 12, fLimLim1.1, whole genome shotgun sequence genome:
- the snapc1b gene encoding snRNA-activating protein complex subunit 1b has translation MKRSKHGEADSYRKQLKADCESLLGNFQKTESVRFQVFSQIWKEMNFTHIFYGAVKHEQRAFSRRVLDHAYRYFLPPFSFQIRVGGLYLLYSLYQCQAASPPEQIRVALTDWDQVMKFEKDAADAQHLDAVYILRQLMFLKAFHFTAMPTPLAYRKKRKMEKSDLCEEFVERACRPQELINGELLEELSNIHELYEKMKTSVSLPSETSVNLIHRSFVPQLRGSVLDFHKWQQNRDATDQEDDCGEGTSSQQECSNRAGLIASIKSKAYGEAAEASKSRRHRQVEVDPTSNESGPSNAQGHSKNHKPSLKTRTKEKFHITGDLWSAASSTTTITHLSSLDPVAAENKNSLKDSR, from the exons ATGAAACGTTCAAAacatg GGGAGGCAGATTCCtacaggaagcagctgaaggCAGATTGTGAGTCGCTGCTCGGCAACTTCCAGAAAACTGAGTCCGTCCGATTTCAGGTTTTCTCACAAATCTGGAAGGAAATgaacttcacacacattttcta CGGCGCCGTGAAGCACGAGCAGCGAGCGTTCAGCCGCCGGGTTCTGGATCACGCCTACCGCTACTTCCTGCCGCCGTTCAGCTTCCAGATCCGGGTGGGGGGGCTGTACCTGCTGTACAGTTTGTATCAGTGTCAGGCCGCCTCGCCGCCGGAGCAG ATCCGCGTGGCGCTGACGGACTGGGACCAGGTGATGAAGTTTGAGAAGGACGCCGCGGACGCTCAGCACCTCGACGCCGTCTACATCCTCCGACAGCTGATGTTCCTCAAAGCGTTCCACTTCACCGCCATGCCGACGCCG CTCGCctacaggaagaagaggaagatggagaagtCGGACTTGTGCGAGGAGTTCGTTGAGCGAGCGTGTCGACCGCAGGAGCTGATCAACGGCGAGCTGCTGGAG GAGTTGTCCAACATCCACGAGCTCTACGAGAAGATGAAGACGTCCGTCTCTTTGCCGTCGGAAACGTCCGTCAACCTGATCCACAGAAGCTTCGTCCCTCAGCTGCGCGGCTCGGTCCTGGATTTCCACAAGTGGCAGCAGAACCGG GATGCGACCGACCAGGAGGACGACTGTGGGGAGGGAACCTCGTCTCAGCAGGAG TGCTCCAACAGAGCCGGCCTCATCGCCTCCATCAAATCGAAAGCTTACGGAGAGGCAGCCGAG GCGTCCAAGTCCCGGCGCCACCGGCAGGTGGAAGTGGATCCGACCAGCAACGAGTCCGGCCCCTCCAACGCACAGGGTCACTCCAAGAATCATAAACCGTCACTCAAAACCAGAACCAAGGAGAAATTCCACATCACAG gtgacctgtggagCGCCGCCTCGTCGACCACTACGATCACTCATCTCTCCAGTCTGGACCCGGTCGCTGCAG aaaacaaaaacagtttaaaagaTTCCCGTTGA
- the yipf6 gene encoding protein YIPF6 encodes MAAADDASRPFAGLSDVSISGDIPVEGDISVPVGSSRRDGDEYSTLDEPVKETILRDLRAVGNKFVHVLYPTRSSALLRDWDLWGPLLLCVALALLLQGGAADHDEQGGPQFAEVFVIIWFGSIIITLNSKLLGGTISFFQSLCVLGYCILPLTVAMAVCRLVLIGGSGTVSFAVRLAVVTASFGWSTFASTAFLGDSQPANRKALVVYPVFLFYFVIGWMILTFSPSQ; translated from the exons ATGGCGGCGGCGGACGACGCCAGCCGGCCGTTCGCCGGCCTGTCGGACGTGTCCATCTCCGGGGACATCCCGGTGGAGGGGGACATCTCCGTCCCGGTGGGCTCGTCCAGGCGGGACGGAGACGAGTACTCGACGCTGGACGAGCCGGTGAAGGAGACCATCCTGCGGGACCTGCGGGCGGTGGGCAACAAGTTCGTGCACGTCCTGTACCCGACCCGCAGCTCGGCCCTGCTGCGGGACTGGGACCTGTGGGGCCCGCTGCTGCTGTGCGTGGCCCtggcgctgctgctgcaggggggGGCGGCCGACCACGACGAGCAGGGGGGGCCGCAGTTCGCTGAG GTCTTCGTCATCATCTGGTTCggctccatcatcatcaccctGAACTCCAAGCTGCTGGGCGGCACCATCTCCTTCTTCCAGAGCCTGTGCGTGCTGGGCTACTGCATCCTGCCCCTGACCGTGGCCATGGCCGTGTGCCGCCTGGTGCTGATCGGCGGCTcgggcaccgtcagcttcgccGTGCGCCTGGCGGTGGTGACGGCGTCCTTCGGCTGGTCCACCTTCGCCTCCACGGCGTTCCTCGGGGACAGCCAGCCGGCCAACCGCAAGGCGCTGGTGGTGTACCCGGTGTTCCTCTTCTACTTCGTGATCGGGTGGATGATCCTGACCTTCTCGCCCTCtcagtag
- the im:7136021 gene encoding uncharacterized protein im:7136021, with protein MEHLPPEVWVHVFSFLSLEERHTVRRCCRCLRRLIDHGSLWRQHAVVLSDLRRYTYGFWDTLRHRKLTRVSVRHLRRKEWRRLVRFLPSLTAIVFVDGGRLYRERYLDQLARFPELRDLGVRNAAWDEALLGRCVSEQLRERLTHLSVCNVRLPCTDTFISTVSRLVNLQYLLFHQQGEGYGLDTVRPVPRVGFHRMLRSLSKLRHLSWGMRGEPPEPLPDDYLSPLDPGSNRYCGPALVNLELVDYPETLLPENALRSLTSLRSLTVRYRYIREGITCRLPSWLSPLQQLETLKIIGGNSLATYTTSIPSSVTRLMLRVAITLKDMDSIAPKVPALEHLDIEQNRSSGSLCRRIPMLFPQLRTLRIRFFRREPEKDLLSLHRLRHLEQLELLVERSYILRDYLNGHPWPSPCVQALIDQLRELSENRITVITTMRQRNPLRECDCVWEGD; from the exons ATGGAGCACCTGCCCCCGGAGGTGTGGGTGCACGTCTTCAGCTTCCTGTCCCTGGAGGAGCGGCACACGGTGcgccgctgctgccgctgcctgcGCCGGCTCATCGACCACGGCTCCCTCTGGCGGCAGCACGCGGTGGTGCTGTCCGACCTGCGGCGCTACACCTACGGATTCTGGGACACGCTGCGCCACCGGAAGCTGACCAGGGTGTCCGTGCGCCACCTGCGGCGGAAGGAGTGGCGGCGGCTGGTCCGCTTCCTGCCGTCGCTCACCGCCATCGTGTTCGTGGACGGAGGCCGCTTGTACCGGGAGCGGTACCTGGACCAGCTGGCCCGGTTCCCGGAGCTGCGGGACCTGGGGGTGCGGAACGCGGCGTGGGACGAGGCGCTGCTCGGCCGCTGCGTGAGCGAGCAGCTGCGGGAGCGACTCACGCACCTGAGCGTGTGCAACGTGCGGCTCCCGTGCACCGACACGTTCATCAGCACCGTGTCGCGCCTGGTCAACCTGCAGTACCTGCTGTTCCACCAGCAGGGGGAGGGCTACGGGCTGGACACCGTGCGGCCGGTGCCCCGGGTGGGGTTCCACCGGATGCTGCGGAGCCTCAGCAAGCTGCGGCACCTGTCCTGGGGGATGAGGGGCGAGCCCCCCGAGCCGCTGCCCGACGACTACCTGAGCCCCCTGGACCCAG GATCGAACCGGTATTGCGGCCCGGCACTCGTCAACCTGGAGCTGGTGGATTACCCAGAAACCCTCCTGCCGGAGAACGCCCTGAGGAGCCTGACCTCGCTGCGCTCGCTGACGGTTCGCTACCGCTACATCAGAGAGGGGATCACGTGCCGCCTGCCGTCCTGGCTCAgtccgctgcagcagctggagacgcTCAAGATCATCG GTGGAAACTCTCTCGCCACGTACACGACCTCCATCCCGTCCAGCGTGACCCGGCTGATGCTGCGTGTGGCCATCACTCTGAAGGACATGGACTCCATCGCCCCGAAGGTGCCGGCGCTCGAGCACCTGGACATCGAGCAGAACCGCTCCAGCGGCAGCCTCTGCAGGCGGATCCCCATGCTGTTCCCTCAGCTGCGGACGCTCCGGATCCG GTTCTTCCGCCGAGAGCCGGAGAAAGACCTGCTGAGCCTCCACCGGCTGCGGcacctggagcagctggagctgctggtggagcgCTCCTACATCCTCAGGGACTACCTGAACGGCCACCCCTGGCCCAGCCCCTGCGTGCAGGCGCTGATCGACCAGCTGCGCGAGCTGTCGGAGAACCGGATCACCGTGATCACCACCATGCGCCAGAGGAACCCTCTACgggagtgtgactgtgtgtgggagggggactga